The genomic region CGCGCGACCACTGGCACACCGAGGCACACATCCGGATGACCGGTGTGCGCCATACCTTCCTGCGGGACAGCTGGTATCTCGCGGCGATCCCCGCGATGACGGGCGCCGACGGGGTCCTGCGCGGCCCCGCCGGCGAGGGGCGGGTGTCAGCCGTCTCGCACGACGACATCGCGGACTCGGCGTCAGCCGTCCTGCTGGACGAGGGGACCACCCACGACGGCGCGACGTACGACCTCACGGGCCCCGAGGCGCTCACCCTCGCCGACGCGGCCGACGAGCTGAGCCGGCGCACCGGCCGCACCATCCGGTACGTGGCGGAGACCAGGGAGGAGGCCTACGTCTCCCGCGCCCAGTACGGAGCCCCGGAGTGGGAAGTGGCCGGCTGGGTCACGTCGTACGAGGCGATCGCGGCGGGTGAGCTGGGGACCGTCTCGGACGCCGTCCCCACCCTCACGGGCCGGCCCGCCCAGGACCTGGCGGCCTACCTCCAGGAGAACCCGGACAGCTACAGCCACCTCCTCCCGGGCGCC from Streptomyces sp. QL37 harbors:
- a CDS encoding SDR family oxidoreductase, with the translated sequence MISPPVAVTGASGSVGGRVAARLARTGVPVRLLGRDPSRLPRLPGTVAAPAAAYGDGEAMRRALDGAHTLFLVSAHESPGRVTEHTTAVDAALAAGVERMVYVSFLGAAPDATFTFARDHWHTEAHIRMTGVRHTFLRDSWYLAAIPAMTGADGVLRGPAGEGRVSAVSHDDIADSASAVLLDEGTTHDGATYDLTGPEALTLADAADELSRRTGRTIRYVAETREEAYVSRAQYGAPEWEVAGWVTSYEAIAAGELGTVSDAVPTLTGRPAQDLAAYLQENPDSYSHLLPGA